A single genomic interval of Antarcticibacterium arcticum harbors:
- a CDS encoding group III truncated hemoglobin — MKEDIQNRGDVYTLVSAFYTKVRDNKEIGHFFNETIHNWPEHLEKLTDFWETNLFMVSKFRGNPMKAHKEVDQQFEHSIEQKHFGEWLNMWFATVDELFEGDRANIAKNRARNMAHNLFMNMYQSRLS; from the coding sequence TACAGAACAGGGGTGATGTTTACACCCTTGTTTCTGCCTTTTATACCAAAGTGCGGGACAATAAGGAGATTGGCCATTTTTTTAATGAGACCATTCATAACTGGCCGGAACACCTGGAAAAACTAACAGATTTCTGGGAAACTAACCTTTTTATGGTAAGTAAATTTCGTGGAAATCCCATGAAAGCCCACAAAGAAGTTGACCAGCAATTTGAACATAGTATAGAGCAAAAGCATTTTGGAGAATGGCTCAATATGTGGTTTGCCACAGTAGATGAATTATTTGAAGGAGACCGGGCAAATATTGCGAAAAACAGGGCCAGGAATATGGCACACAACCTCTTTATGAATATGTATCAAAGCAGGCTTTCATAA
- a CDS encoding bifunctional folylpolyglutamate synthase/dihydrofolate synthase yields the protein MYQRIGAAAFKKDLSNTILLATHLKKPQHNFKSIHVAGTNGKGSVSHMLASVLQEAGYKVGLYTSPHLKDFRERIKINGREIPEESVINFIAENKSFFEANKLSFFEMTVGMAFDYFSREQVDIAIIEVGLGGRLDSTNIITPQLSVITNIGLDHTEILGNSLAEIAAEKAGIIKPGVPVIIGENQPETKPVFSETAARLNSEIIFAEDSEVENYPSDLTGAYQVKNIRTVLTALKRLTKNSSWKITEENITQGLLKVKINTGLRGRWDILQVEPRVICDTAHNAEGLKYALSQLASEQFDRLHIVMGVVNDKDLGKILPLFPKEAIYYFCKPDVPRGMDAEFLKGNAKEFGLKGEVYSSVSKAYDEALKSASNKDVIYVGGSTFTVAEII from the coding sequence ATGTACCAGCGTATAGGCGCGGCCGCGTTTAAAAAAGACCTTTCCAATACTATTCTTCTTGCAACCCACCTAAAAAAACCACAACATAATTTCAAATCAATTCATGTGGCAGGTACCAACGGCAAAGGTTCTGTGAGCCATATGCTTGCTTCGGTATTGCAGGAAGCAGGTTATAAAGTAGGCTTATATACTTCCCCCCATTTAAAGGATTTCAGGGAGCGTATTAAGATCAACGGCAGGGAAATCCCGGAAGAATCTGTTATAAATTTCATTGCAGAGAATAAATCATTTTTCGAGGCCAATAAGCTCTCCTTTTTTGAAATGACAGTAGGAATGGCATTTGATTATTTTAGCCGGGAGCAGGTAGATATTGCCATTATAGAGGTAGGCCTGGGCGGAAGACTGGACTCTACCAATATAATTACTCCTCAACTTTCTGTGATCACCAATATTGGATTGGATCATACCGAAATATTGGGAAATTCCCTGGCAGAGATTGCCGCAGAAAAAGCGGGGATCATCAAACCCGGTGTGCCGGTTATAATTGGCGAAAACCAACCCGAAACAAAGCCTGTGTTTTCTGAAACAGCCGCGAGATTAAATTCAGAAATTATTTTTGCTGAAGACTCTGAAGTTGAAAATTATCCTTCAGATCTCACAGGAGCTTATCAGGTTAAGAATATAAGGACGGTGCTTACGGCCTTAAAACGACTTACTAAAAACTCCTCCTGGAAAATTACTGAAGAAAATATAACCCAAGGACTGCTGAAAGTAAAGATCAACACCGGGCTTCGCGGTAGATGGGATATATTACAGGTAGAACCCAGGGTAATTTGCGATACAGCCCATAATGCCGAAGGACTTAAATATGCATTAAGCCAACTGGCAAGTGAACAATTTGATAGGTTGCATATTGTAATGGGGGTGGTAAATGACAAAGATCTTGGAAAGATCCTGCCTTTATTTCCAAAAGAGGCGATTTATTATTTTTGTAAACCCGACGTTCCAAGGGGTATGGATGCTGAATTTTTAAAGGGAAATGCAAAGGAATTTGGTTTGAAAGGGGAGGTATATTCTTCAGTTTCAAAAGCATACGATGAAGCCCTGAAAAGTGCCTCAAATAAGGATGTGATCTATGTAGGAGGAAGCACATTTACAGTGGCAGAAATAATTTGA
- a CDS encoding ExbD/TolR family protein, with amino-acid sequence MNLRSRNKVSADFSMSSMTDIVFLLLIFFMLTSPAITPEALDLILPKAKGKTTNVSSLSVSITKDLQVYINSERVSQSALEATLKQKLAGEEDPTIILRAEEGVPIEKAVNVMDIANRNRYKIVLAVKPENN; translated from the coding sequence ATGAACTTAAGAAGTAGAAATAAGGTAAGTGCAGATTTTAGTATGAGTTCCATGACAGATATTGTTTTCCTGTTATTGATCTTCTTTATGCTAACATCGCCTGCCATCACGCCCGAGGCCCTGGACTTGATCCTGCCAAAGGCAAAAGGGAAGACCACCAATGTATCCAGTCTTTCGGTGAGTATCACCAAGGATTTACAGGTGTACATTAATAGTGAAAGGGTAAGCCAGTCGGCACTGGAAGCTACATTAAAGCAAAAACTGGCGGGAGAAGAAGATCCCACCATTATTCTGAGGGCAGAAGAAGGCGTGCCAATTGAAAAAGCGGTAAATGTTATGGATATTGCCAACAGAAACAGGTACAAGATTGTGCTGGCAGTAAAACCGGAAAATAATTAA
- the hemN gene encoding oxygen-independent coproporphyrinogen III oxidase — protein sequence MNVNLIQKYNVAGPRYTSYPTVPYWNTDLFSVQTYKDSLKRSFSESNEKEGISLYIHLPFCESLCTFCGCNKRITKRHEVESPYITAVLKEWELYTNLLPGTPYIREIHLGGGTPTFFSPENLRMLIEGIFEKSLRAEDFDFSFEGHPNNTKIEHLETLYDLGFRRVSYGVQDYNLEVQLAIHRFQPFVNVKNATENARKTGYTSVGHDIIFGLPFQTVEHIKTTIEKTKELMPDRIAFYSYAHVPWIKGNGQRGFEEKDLPTAAVKTEMYETGKQLLAEAGYVEIGMDHFALKTDSLYKAVEDKKLHRNFMGYTTSKTKVMIGLGVSAISDSWTGFAQNEKKIEDYYDRLDQNELPLYRGHILTGEDEMIRQHILNLMCRLETSWEDPQMFFPELFGVLENLREMENDGLLKIKEQSIEITEKGRPYVRNVCMAFDMLLQRKAPETQLFSMTI from the coding sequence ATGAACGTGAATCTAATTCAGAAATACAATGTAGCCGGGCCAAGGTACACCAGCTATCCTACGGTGCCTTACTGGAATACCGATCTTTTTTCAGTTCAAACCTATAAGGATTCCTTGAAAAGGTCTTTTTCAGAGAGCAATGAAAAAGAAGGGATTAGCCTCTATATTCATTTGCCTTTTTGCGAAAGTTTATGCACTTTTTGCGGTTGCAATAAGCGCATTACCAAGAGGCACGAGGTAGAATCTCCCTATATTACAGCGGTTCTCAAGGAATGGGAATTATATACCAATTTACTGCCCGGCACACCCTATATCAGGGAGATCCATCTGGGAGGTGGTACACCCACTTTTTTTTCTCCGGAAAACCTTCGTATGCTTATTGAAGGGATTTTTGAAAAAAGTCTGAGAGCTGAAGATTTTGATTTCAGTTTTGAAGGCCACCCCAATAATACAAAAATAGAGCACCTGGAAACTTTATATGATCTTGGCTTTCGTAGGGTAAGTTACGGGGTACAGGATTATAATCTTGAAGTGCAACTAGCCATACATCGTTTCCAGCCATTTGTTAACGTTAAGAATGCTACAGAGAATGCCAGAAAAACCGGATACACCTCTGTGGGCCATGATATCATTTTTGGACTGCCGTTTCAAACTGTAGAACATATTAAGACCACAATCGAAAAAACCAAAGAATTGATGCCGGACCGTATTGCATTTTACAGCTACGCTCACGTACCCTGGATCAAAGGGAACGGGCAACGGGGCTTTGAGGAAAAGGATCTTCCTACGGCAGCTGTGAAAACGGAGATGTATGAAACGGGGAAACAACTTCTGGCTGAGGCCGGTTATGTGGAAATAGGCATGGATCATTTTGCCCTTAAAACAGATTCCTTATATAAGGCTGTGGAAGATAAAAAACTGCACCGTAATTTTATGGGTTATACCACTTCCAAGACCAAAGTTATGATTGGTCTCGGGGTTTCAGCAATTAGTGACAGCTGGACCGGTTTCGCCCAAAATGAAAAAAAGATAGAAGATTACTATGATCGCCTGGATCAAAATGAATTACCCCTATACAGGGGGCATATTTTAACCGGGGAGGATGAAATGATAAGACAGCATATTTTAAACCTTATGTGCCGGCTGGAAACGTCATGGGAAGACCCGCAAATGTTTTTTCCGGAGTTATTTGGAGTCCTTGAAAATTTAAGGGAAATGGAAAATGACGGGCTTTTAAAGATCAAAGAGCAAAGCATTGAAATTACCGAAAAAGGGAGGCCTTACGTAAGAAATGTATGTATGGCATTTGACATGCTTTTGCAAAGAAAGGCCCCGGAAACCCAATTGTTTTCTATGACCATATAA
- a CDS encoding Glu/Leu/Phe/Val dehydrogenase dimerization domain-containing protein — translation MKELLNLYENKSPEIVFNWKDRETEAEGWTVINSLRGGAAGGGTRMRKGLDMNEVLSLAKTMEVKFTVSGPAIGGAKSGINFDPADPRKKGVLERWFKAVSPLLKSYYGTGGDLNVDEIHEVIPITEDCGVWHPQEGVFNGHFQPTEADKINRIGQLRHGVIKVLENSQYTPDINRKYTVADMITGYGVAEAVKHYYSIYGGDVKGKKAIVQGFGNVGSAAAFYLAQMGAKIVGIIDRDGGLINENGYSFEEIKDFFLNKSGNTLKNHDLIPFDEMNEKIWKLNAEIFAPCAASRLVTQSQVESLIDGGLEVISSGANVPFADKEIFFGPIMEHIDGKVSVIPDFIANCGMARVFAYFMERRVQMTDEAIFNDISMTIQNAIQNTYDNNSSKTNISRTAFEIALKQLV, via the coding sequence ATGAAAGAATTACTGAATTTATATGAAAATAAATCTCCTGAAATAGTATTTAACTGGAAAGACCGTGAAACCGAAGCTGAAGGCTGGACGGTTATAAATTCATTACGTGGTGGGGCCGCAGGTGGGGGTACCCGAATGAGAAAAGGACTTGATATGAATGAAGTGCTTTCCCTGGCAAAAACCATGGAAGTGAAATTCACCGTTTCCGGCCCTGCTATTGGCGGAGCAAAGTCTGGTATAAACTTTGACCCTGCAGACCCAAGAAAAAAAGGGGTTTTAGAGCGTTGGTTCAAAGCGGTTTCCCCGTTGCTTAAAAGTTATTACGGTACAGGTGGAGACTTAAATGTAGACGAGATCCATGAAGTTATTCCAATTACTGAAGATTGCGGGGTTTGGCACCCACAGGAGGGCGTTTTCAACGGGCATTTTCAACCTACTGAAGCCGATAAGATCAACCGCATTGGCCAATTGCGCCACGGGGTGATCAAGGTGTTGGAAAACTCTCAATATACTCCTGATATAAACCGGAAATACACGGTAGCCGATATGATCACGGGTTACGGTGTTGCCGAAGCCGTAAAGCATTATTATTCCATTTACGGCGGGGACGTAAAAGGTAAAAAAGCCATTGTGCAGGGATTTGGTAATGTTGGATCTGCAGCTGCTTTTTATCTTGCCCAGATGGGAGCTAAAATAGTGGGTATTATTGACAGAGATGGAGGGTTGATCAATGAAAACGGCTACAGTTTTGAAGAGATAAAAGATTTTTTCCTTAATAAATCTGGCAATACTTTGAAAAATCATGATCTTATTCCTTTTGATGAAATGAATGAGAAGATCTGGAAGTTAAATGCTGAAATTTTTGCACCTTGTGCTGCCTCAAGGCTGGTAACACAATCGCAGGTGGAATCCTTAATTGATGGTGGGCTGGAAGTTATCTCCTCTGGTGCAAATGTTCCTTTTGCCGATAAGGAAATATTCTTTGGTCCTATTATGGAACACATAGACGGGAAAGTAAGTGTGATCCCGGATTTTATTGCAAACTGTGGAATGGCCCGAGTTTTTGCTTATTTCATGGAACGCAGGGTGCAAATGACAGATGAGGCTATCTTTAACGATATCTCTATGACCATTCAAAATGCCATACAGAATACCTATGATAACAACAGCTCAAAAACCAATATAAGCCGCACGGCGTTTGAAATCGCATTAAAACAGCTGGTATAA
- a CDS encoding MotA/TolQ/ExbB proton channel family protein: MLYFFQQEDLTQTALEVEPVVEEKTLSLFDLMMSGGIGGQVIIGILFILLFVAVYIYFERLFAIKAATEVDQNFMLQIKDSVLNGNIESAKIRCAQTNSPVARLTEKGISRIGSPLEDINTAIENAGRLEVYKLEKNVSILATIAGAAPMIGFLGTVIGMVLAFHALATSSGQAEMGVLAEGIYTAMTTTVAGLIVGIIAYIGYNHLVVKTDKVVHQMEATAVDFLDLLNEPA, encoded by the coding sequence ATGCTATACTTTTTCCAGCAAGAGGACCTTACACAAACAGCCCTGGAGGTTGAACCGGTCGTAGAAGAAAAAACTTTGTCTTTGTTTGATCTCATGATGAGTGGTGGCATAGGAGGCCAGGTGATCATCGGGATCCTTTTTATCCTTTTATTTGTTGCAGTTTATATTTATTTTGAAAGGCTTTTTGCTATCAAAGCTGCTACAGAGGTTGATCAAAATTTTATGTTGCAAATTAAAGACAGCGTATTGAACGGGAATATTGAATCTGCCAAAATACGTTGTGCCCAGACAAATTCCCCGGTTGCAAGATTAACCGAAAAAGGGATCTCCCGTATAGGAAGCCCACTGGAAGATATAAATACCGCCATAGAGAATGCCGGTAGACTGGAAGTTTACAAGTTGGAGAAAAATGTAAGTATTCTTGCAACCATTGCAGGAGCCGCTCCCATGATTGGGTTCCTTGGAACTGTAATTGGTATGGTTTTAGCTTTCCATGCCCTGGCCACAAGCAGCGGGCAGGCAGAAATGGGGGTGCTGGCAGAAGGTATTTATACTGCGATGACCACCACAGTTGCCGGTTTAATAGTAGGTATTATTGCTTATATAGGTTATAACCACCTGGTTGTAAAAACAGATAAAGTGGTACACCAAATGGAAGCTACAGCAGTAGATTTCCTTGACCTGTTAAACGAGCCGGCTTAG
- a CDS encoding acyl-CoA dehydrogenase: MDFKLTEEHIMIRDAARDFAKSELLPGVIERDEKQEFPAEQVKKMGELGFLGMMASPEYGGGGMDTVAYVLAMEEISKIDASASVVMSVNNSLVCWGLDTFANEAQKEKYLAKLTTGEKLGAFCLSEPEAGSDATSQKTTAIDHGDHYILNGTKNWITNGKSADYYLVIAQTDREKRHKGINAFIVEKGWPGFEIGVKENKLGIRGSDTHSLIFNDVKVPKENRIGEDGFGFKFAMKTLSGGRIGIAAQALGIAAGAYELALEYSKVRKAFGTEICNHQAIAFKLADMHTSIEAARHLVMKAAWDKDNGNNYDLSGAMAKLYASKVAMDVAVEAVQVHGGNGYVKEYHVERLMRDAKITQIYEGTSEIQKIVISRSILNK, encoded by the coding sequence ATGGATTTTAAACTTACAGAAGAACATATCATGATTCGCGATGCAGCCAGAGATTTTGCAAAAAGCGAATTATTACCGGGAGTGATTGAAAGAGATGAAAAGCAGGAATTTCCTGCAGAACAGGTGAAGAAGATGGGCGAACTTGGATTCCTGGGAATGATGGCGTCTCCTGAATATGGCGGTGGCGGTATGGATACCGTAGCATATGTTCTTGCAATGGAAGAGATCTCCAAGATAGACGCCTCTGCCTCTGTAGTTATGTCTGTAAACAATTCTCTTGTTTGCTGGGGGCTGGACACTTTTGCAAATGAGGCTCAAAAAGAAAAGTATTTAGCAAAACTTACCACAGGTGAGAAGCTGGGCGCTTTTTGTCTTTCCGAACCTGAGGCGGGCAGTGATGCTACTTCACAAAAAACCACTGCAATAGACCACGGCGACCATTACATCCTAAACGGGACCAAAAACTGGATCACTAATGGAAAGTCCGCCGATTATTACCTTGTGATCGCTCAAACCGACCGCGAGAAAAGACATAAAGGGATCAATGCCTTTATAGTGGAAAAAGGCTGGCCTGGTTTTGAGATTGGAGTAAAAGAAAATAAACTGGGTATTCGCGGAAGCGACACCCATTCCCTGATCTTTAATGACGTGAAAGTTCCTAAAGAAAACAGAATTGGTGAGGATGGATTCGGATTTAAATTTGCGATGAAAACCCTTTCCGGCGGAAGAATTGGAATTGCAGCCCAGGCTTTGGGAATAGCTGCCGGTGCTTATGAACTTGCATTGGAATATTCCAAAGTGAGAAAAGCATTTGGTACCGAGATTTGTAACCACCAGGCAATTGCCTTTAAGCTTGCCGATATGCACACCTCTATTGAAGCTGCAAGGCATTTGGTAATGAAGGCTGCGTGGGATAAAGACAACGGCAACAATTATGATCTTTCAGGTGCTATGGCCAAATTATATGCCTCAAAGGTGGCCATGGATGTAGCTGTGGAAGCAGTACAGGTTCACGGCGGAAATGGATACGTAAAAGAATACCACGTTGAAAGATTGATGCGAGACGCCAAGATCACCCAGATCTATGAAGGAACCTCAGAGATACAAAAGATCGTAATCTCCCGAAGCATCCTGAATAAATAA
- a CDS encoding cupin domain-containing protein has protein sequence MKSASLINDLEYNDTKPAVKVLMDTDSSRELRIAMKKGQVMKEHKTPYPIVVEIFEGRISFGVEGRNHDLVKGDLVYLDGDVPHDLRADEDSTVRLTLSKNDSASRVEGVADRSS, from the coding sequence ATGAAAAGCGCGTCCCTAATAAATGATCTTGAATATAACGATACAAAACCTGCCGTAAAGGTTTTAATGGATACCGATAGCTCCCGGGAGCTGCGAATTGCAATGAAAAAGGGGCAGGTCATGAAGGAACATAAAACCCCTTATCCCATTGTAGTTGAAATTTTTGAAGGCCGTATAAGCTTCGGGGTAGAGGGCAGGAACCACGATCTTGTGAAAGGCGACCTTGTGTACCTGGATGGAGACGTACCTCACGATCTAAGAGCAGATGAGGATAGCACGGTTCGCCTTACCCTCTCCAAAAATGATAGCGCTTCAAGGGTTGAGGGCGTGGCCGACAGGTCTTCATAA
- a CDS encoding energy transducer TonB: MSFLDTKHEKKSFTITVIIHVLLIVLLLFLGLKYLDPPPESGIAINFGNSEVGSGDVQPTEPVKSAPQPTTNPVVSQPKPVVEEVVTQESVEAPVIEKKTEKKPVVNEKPVEPKKVEPAKQPDPTPSKSTTDALSSILNGPKSNGTATGGEGNDQAAGDKGSPDGDPSASSYYGNGMGLDGDGNYRLGGRRALNKERIVQDCNEAGLVVVQIEVNQSGQVTKATPGVKGTTNSAACLLDPAKRAALATRFNSDSKAPARQVGTIVYNFKLSE; the protein is encoded by the coding sequence GTGAGTTTCCTGGACACAAAACACGAGAAGAAATCCTTTACCATCACGGTGATCATACACGTGTTGTTAATTGTGTTATTGTTATTTTTAGGATTGAAATATCTTGACCCGCCACCTGAAAGCGGGATTGCCATTAATTTTGGTAATTCTGAAGTGGGATCGGGGGATGTACAACCTACAGAGCCTGTAAAGTCGGCCCCACAGCCTACCACCAATCCCGTAGTATCACAACCTAAACCGGTGGTGGAAGAAGTGGTAACCCAGGAAAGTGTGGAAGCTCCGGTAATAGAAAAGAAAACCGAAAAGAAACCTGTTGTAAATGAAAAGCCGGTAGAGCCTAAAAAGGTGGAACCTGCCAAACAACCGGATCCTACCCCTTCCAAATCTACTACAGATGCCTTAAGCAGCATTTTAAACGGGCCAAAAAGCAACGGAACTGCAACGGGGGGCGAAGGAAATGATCAGGCTGCAGGAGATAAAGGAAGCCCCGATGGAGACCCTTCGGCAAGTTCGTACTATGGTAATGGAATGGGACTTGACGGTGATGGAAATTACAGGTTGGGTGGAAGACGCGCACTAAATAAAGAACGTATTGTTCAGGATTGTAATGAAGCCGGCCTTGTGGTGGTCCAAATTGAAGTGAATCAAAGCGGGCAGGTTACAAAAGCCACGCCCGGTGTTAAAGGTACTACCAACAGTGCCGCCTGTTTACTGGATCCTGCCAAGCGGGCTGCGCTTGCAACACGTTTTAACAGTGATTCCAAAGCACCTGCAAGACAGGTAGGAACAATTGTTTACAACTTCAAATTATCTGAATAA
- a CDS encoding anhydro-N-acetylmuramic acid kinase, with translation MKKNEYKIIGVMSGTSLDGIDLAFIQFNKIGHWSFKIESSATIPYSGDWKADLTNAIKEDPEELQELDERYTEYLAKVISKFIKDNNITDLDAVCSHGHTIKHEPENGLTLQIGNLPELAELTGQTVVCDFRVQDVALGGQGAPLVPIGDKLLFPEYKYCLNLGGFANISTSVKGQRFAYDICAVNTVLNYYAEKLGMEYDRDGEVARSGHLNPELLEELEGLPYYKQPAPKSLGIEWVNKEILPVLKKYEADIPSILRTWCMHVAMQISKELGNEEDEDVLVTGGGCFNTCLIQQIKKMTQTRLVIPSAEIINFKEALIFGFLGVLKLRGEVNVLSSVTGAENDHSSGVIFLP, from the coding sequence ATGAAAAAGAACGAGTACAAGATAATTGGGGTTATGTCCGGCACTTCCCTGGACGGAATAGATTTGGCTTTTATACAATTTAATAAGATAGGCCACTGGAGTTTTAAAATTGAATCTTCTGCAACCATACCCTATAGCGGGGACTGGAAAGCCGATCTTACAAACGCCATTAAGGAGGACCCTGAAGAGTTACAAGAACTTGATGAAAGATATACAGAATATCTGGCGAAGGTAATTTCAAAATTTATTAAAGATAATAATATAACCGACCTTGATGCGGTGTGCAGCCACGGCCACACTATAAAGCATGAGCCTGAAAATGGATTAACGCTTCAAATTGGCAATTTGCCGGAGCTGGCGGAGCTTACAGGGCAAACTGTAGTATGCGATTTTCGCGTGCAGGATGTAGCCCTGGGCGGGCAGGGTGCCCCCCTGGTACCAATAGGGGATAAACTGCTCTTTCCGGAATATAAATACTGCCTGAATCTTGGAGGTTTTGCAAATATTTCAACTTCGGTGAAGGGGCAAAGGTTTGCCTATGATATTTGTGCGGTGAACACGGTGCTGAATTATTATGCTGAAAAATTGGGAATGGAATACGACAGGGATGGTGAAGTTGCCAGATCGGGTCATTTAAACCCTGAATTACTCGAAGAGCTTGAAGGCTTACCTTATTATAAACAACCGGCTCCTAAATCCCTAGGAATAGAATGGGTAAATAAAGAGATACTTCCTGTTTTGAAAAAATATGAAGCAGATATTCCTTCCATTCTTAGAACCTGGTGCATGCACGTGGCCATGCAAATTTCAAAAGAATTGGGGAATGAGGAAGATGAAGATGTTTTAGTGACCGGTGGAGGTTGCTTTAATACATGTTTAATTCAGCAAATAAAAAAAATGACGCAAACCCGGCTTGTTATACCTTCTGCAGAGATCATAAATTTCAAGGAGGCCCTTATTTTCGGTTTTCTCGGGGTGCTAAAATTGCGGGGAGAGGTAAATGTTCTGAGCTCTGTTACCGGGGCAGAAAATGACCATAGTTCTGGAGTTATTTTTCTTCCTTAA